From the genome of Cryptococcus tetragattii IND107 chromosome 6, whole genome shotgun sequence, one region includes:
- a CDS encoding plasma membrane fusion protein PRM1 yields MSYPQPPPKFVNPDEIIPLSPPVRMPFAQYVASPLPATPHTAYSPSSSSQQSPTTSLRPYLTLLPRIMLTFFSPCLLPMILTISHLIQNRSSTASLAASFKSSVLSACSGLAKGAASIKTLPRYLAMQTNQEAIRATQASILAIGTMLMDAIAIIEAVVNFIVDTYRSMLLCTIELAVRGTLEILISAVQTISHSIRDTLNSVRSNIQDDVNDANNIIQAAISAINKVTTLVSLNISVPEFSIPALSFLENVTIPTTFEDSLITLNSSLPTLNDLKEKMDQIIDTPFEALISEINSTRLAMAASFNSSILPVPSLSSLSVYSADDLSNDLCSDLNTSLIDDTAKALHRLSGIAIGLMFLLLFVVWATLAIWEWRKWKLMKDTIDSIEQELHREGESDAWRMVAIVEHPVLERYSGTFLGKVAKTPRMRTNIRWFLSCLAHPTCLALLFISLLGFLSIQFQLIALNALKAHAQSSANATVTTSTDSLVTKLNAVALNSSQEYADSYNKAIAGYQDRINNELFGSWVNTTAVTLNSTLVEFYDEVEKALNASFGSTILYNPINTFIYCILGSKITNLEKGLTWISEHAFIDLPTFPSDILLLSNDSMNEIATPIVAAAVGSGDDNGDDGIVGTLISHFESALKVERTFYGILLGVWLALFLIGLAVVIWHSGGRETFTALRGVPSFSSPPGYSPPEPKHPRWKAWLSNNHPIYDSYAEKQFRGTTPTNPPENYTHIEVSNANKGNGGDEKSFFKMRDPHAPRLSGFHASSAVRSTTASLAGPVQSLSKGTGRKLTGTLTLYDNEVPLAPTHTCEKYPRDLANSPFPRPSSEPSEPTAAQLFWVDKFYGVFEGVKSLFPTRGQRHGAALAREAGQRTEGSFWASQLATSQSQSPGHDWIGEHQDLPEKRARAEWSMVDPEMMGRTLGKDQGRYPKPVYPRPMSRASTVGEGMVIPSTEFYFDNFQNTHPPKNNEDSNDYFEEYESSHSSFSRDNSRHGAMTSSATSSMSYFAAGPRLVSASKVRVGVGQKEGQATRPLIGILKELQEKRMREDPFGDRLLRIRALSVEDQASITGTELYENGDGLVVAHR; encoded by the exons ATGTCCTACCCACAACCTCCTCCCAAATTTGTCAATCCTGACGAGATTATTCCCCTATCTCCACCTGTCAGAATGCCCTTTGCCCAATATGTTGcgtctcctcttccggcGACTCCTCATACCGCTtactctccatcatcatcctctcaacAGTCACCGACAACATCTCTTCGACCATATCTCACATTATTACCGCGAATTATGcttaccttcttctccccatGCCTGTTACCCATGATTCTCACCATCTCTCATCTCATACAAAATCGTTCTTCTACAGCTTCCCTCGCCGCTTCTTTCAAGTCTTCGGTTCTCTCCGCATGCTCAGGTCTTGCTAAGGGTGCAGCATCTATCAAAACCCTGCCGAGATATTTGGCCATGCAGACAAACCAGGAAGCCATAAGGGCGACACAAGCCAGTATTTTAGCCATTGGGACCATGTTGATGGATGCAATCGCCATTATTGAGGCTGTTGTTAACTTTATAGTAGACACATATAGGAGCATGTTGTTGTGCACCATTGAGCTCGCTGTAAGAGGAACTTTGGAAATTTTGATATCTGCTGTGCAAACT ATTTCTCACTCGATCAGGGATACATTGAATTCAGTTCGTAGTAATATACAAGATGATGTCAATGACGCCAACAATATTATCCAGGCTGCTATAAGCGCTATCAAT AAAGTGACAACACTTGTTAGTTTAAACATCTCTGTACCCGAGTTCTCTATCCCTGCATTGTCATTCCTGGAGAATGTTACAATCCCTACTACATTTGAGGACAGCCTTATCACCCTTaactcttcccttcccacGCTGAACGACCTGAAGGAAAAAATGGACCAAATTATTGATACCCCCTTTGAGGCTCTTATCAGCGAGATCAATTCGACTCGTCTCGCAATGGCGGCTAGTTTCAACtcatccattcttcctgttccttCGCTGTCTTCCCTTTCAGTCTACAGTGCCGACGATCTTTCCAACGACCTCTGCTCTGATCTCAATACTTCTTTGATTGACGATACTGCCAAGGCATTACACAGGCTTTCCGGTATTGCAATCGGTTTGATgtttcttttgctttttgttGTTTGGGCTACTCTGGCAATATGGGAATGGCGTAAGTGGAAGCTCATGAAGGACACAATCGACAGCATTGAGCAAGAGTTGCAtagggagggagagagtgATGCGTGGAGAATGGTGGCTATTGTTGAGCACCCAGTGTTGGAAAGATATTCCGGGACTTTCTTGGGTAAGGTAGCCAAAACGCCACGCATGAGGACAAATATACGATGGTTCT TATCCTGCCTCGCTCATCCGACTTGCCTTGCGCTCCTGTTCATATCACTGCTCGGTTTTCTCTCCATACAATTCCAGCTAATCGCTCTCAATGCTCTCAAGGCACATGCGCAGTCCAGTGCCAATGCCACTGTCACCACTTCCACCGACTCACTTGTTACGAAGTTGAACGCTGTGGCCTTGAACAGTAGCCAAGAATATGCCGATTCGTATAACAAAGCTATTGCAGGGTATCAAGACAGGATTAACAATGAGCTCTTTGGAAGCTGGGTGAACACTACAGCAGTCACCCTTAATTCCACCCTTGTAGAATTTTATGACgaagttgagaagg CACTCAATGCTTCATTCGGGAGCACGATTCTCTACAACCCGATCAACACTTTCATCTACTGTATTCTCGGCTCCAAGATCACCAACCTCGAAAAGGGTCTCACTTGGATATCTGAGCACGCCTTTATTGACCTTCCTACGTTTCCATCcgacatccttcttctctccaatgACTCAATGAACGAAATCGCGACTCCTATCGTTGCTGCAGCCGTCGGTTCTGGAGATGATaatggcgatgatggtaTAGTTGGAACGCTGATCTCTCATTTTGAGAGCGCGCTCAAAGTGGAAAGAACTTTCTACGGTATCTTGCTGGGTGTCTGGCTGGCACTGTTCCTGATAGGCCTCGCGGTGGTGATTTGGCACAGCGGTGGACGCGAAACGTTTACGGCTCTGCGTGGCGTACCATCCTTTTCAAGTCCACCTGGCTACAGTCCTCCTGAGCCCAAACACCCAAGATGGAAAGCATGGTTATCCAACAACCATCCCATCTACGACTCCTACGCAGAGAAGCAATTCCGAGGTACAACACCAACCAATCCTCCAGAAAATTACACCCACATTGAAGTTTCTAACGCGAACAAGGGAAACGGTGGCGATGAGaagagcttcttcaaaatgCGAGATCCACATGCCCCTCGATTATCTGGATTTCacgcttcttctgctgttCGTTCCACTACTGCCTCGTTAGCTGGGCCTGTGCAGAGCTTGTCCAAAGGTACAGGACGCAAGCTCACTGGTACCTTGACACTATATGATAATGAAGTACCCCTAGCACCAACACATACTTGTGAAAAGTATCCTCGAGATCTTGCCAATTCACCATTCCCTCGACCTTCCTCAGAGCCATCTGAGCCAACGGCAGCTCAATTGTTTTGGGTGGACAAGTTTTATGGTGTGTTTGAAGGTGTAAAGTCCCTGTTTCCGACAAGAGGTCAGCGTCATGGAGCAGCATTGGCCAGAGAAGCTGGTCAAAGAACAGAAGGAAGTTTCTGGGCGAGTCAATTGGCCACTTCCCAGAGCCAGAGCCCAGGGCACGACTGGATTGGCGAACATCAAGATCTTCCTGagaaaagggcaagagcagAATGGTCAATGGTTGATCCAGAAATGATGGGTCGCACTTTAGGCAAGGATCAAGGGAGATACCCCAAA CCTGTCTATCCACGACCAATGTCTCGAGCTTCGACTGTCGGAGAAGGTATGGTCATCCCTTCAACCGAATTTTACTTTGACAATTTCCAAAACACACACCCACCTAAAAATAACGAAGATTCTAACGATTACTTTGAGGAGTACGAATCTTCCCATTCCAGCTTTTCAAGGGATAATAGCAGGCACGGCGCAATGACCTCTTCCGCGACTTCTTCCATGTCATATTTTGCCGCCGGCCCACGGTTAGTAAGTGCCTCCAAGGTACGAGTGGGCGTAGGACAAAAGGAGGGACAGGCTACAAGGCCGTTAATCGGAATCTTGAAGGAATTACAGGAGAAACGGATGCGGGAAGATCCCTTTGGCGATCGATTATTACGAATCAGGGCGTTGAGCGTCGAAGACCAGGCATCGATAACAGGCACGGAACTGTATGAGAATGGCGACGGTCTTGTTGTTGCACATCGGTAA
- a CDS encoding transcription elongation factor S-II, with amino-acid sequence MDATTLTGHVKELNAANQAGKSDEVVSLLKKLQAEVVPTEDLLRSSKAGVAVGKLRTHATPSVSSLAKEIVKKWRDAVEESKKKRKRAEGDEGKDVKKEKEEGNGKRVKAETGSSAATPSASTPASVSTPDVKATSPPARQPLSTIDSSRTTPRTAKSDGMVDSLKADSSEGGSVDSVRDKCVVMIYDALALDSTAETKILKERAIGIERAANKSMNFSTGNDYRAKMRSLFLNLKDKGNPALRNEIVLGYISTEKVASMSKDEMASESVRMLKEKIASDNLFKAKAVGVTQAETDAFKCGRCHQRKCTYYQMQTRSADEPMTTFVTCTNCNNRWKFS; translated from the exons ATGGACGCCACCACCCTCACAGGGCACGTCAAAGAGCTCAATGCCGCAAACCAAGCGGGAAAATCAGAC GAAGTTGTTTCTCTACTCAAGAAGCTTCAAGCTGAGGTTGTTCCCACAGAAGACCTCCTTCGA TCATCCAAAGCTGGTGTCGCAGTCGGCAAGCTTCGTACCCACGCCACACCATCAGTCTCAAGTCTTGCCAAGGAGATCGTTAAGAAGTGGAGGGATGCGGTTGAGgagtcaaagaagaagaggaagagagcagaaggcgatgaagggaaagatgtaaaaaaggagaaggaggaagggaacGGGAAACGAGTCAAAGCAGAGA CGGGATCATCAGCGGCGACCCCATCGGCTAGTACCCCTGCCTCCGTTTCTACACCTGACGTCAAAGCGacctctcctcctgccCGTCAACCGCTCTCAACGATTGATTCATCACGTACTACTCCTCGAACTGCCAAAAGTGACGGGATGGTCGACAGCCTGAAGGCCGACTCGAGTGAAGGAGGCAGTGTGGATAGCGTGAGGGACAAGTGTGTAGTCATGATTTATGACGCATTGGCGTTGGATAGCACAGCTG AAACGAAGATTTTGAAAGAGCGCGCAATTGGAATTGAGCGCGCCGCGAACAAATCTATGAACTTCTCAACAGGAAACGACTACCGTGCTA AAATGCGATCATTATTCCTCAACTTGAAAGACAAGGGTAACCCCGCGTTGAGAAACGAGATTGTCTTGGGCTACATTAGCACCGAAAAAGTCGCTAGCATGTCCAAAGAT GAAATGGCCTCTGAAAGCGTTCGAATgctcaaggagaagattgcgAGCGACAATCTGTTCAAGGCCAAGGCTGTTGGAGTCACCCAAGCTGAGACAGACGCCTTCAAATGCGGAAGATGTCACCAGAGGAAGTGTACTTATTACCAGATGCAGACGAGAAGTGCGGATGAACCTATGACT ACTTTCGTTAC ATGTACT AATTGTAACAACAGGTGGAAATTCAGTTAG
- a CDS encoding mitochondrial 37S ribosomal protein mS41, which yields MMFLPSFRASSSRLAQPRLFSTASRMLQKAPLAASTETATPEELLTKIGRNADKKLTPFAESWDKLNEVWFKTKKMNDLGLATKEKRYILWAFSRYSQGSAPSTFIRPPKPPKKFRGWGPKIQHGVRVRD from the exons ATGAtgttccttccctcttttcgCGCTTCTTCGTCACGCCTCGCCCAGCCTCGTCTCTTTTCCACCGCCTCCCGAATGCTGCAAAAGGCTCCCTTGGCTGCTTCGA CTGAAACGGCTACACCCGAAGAACTCCTCACAAAGATTGGTCGTAATGCCGACAAGAAGCTTACGCCCTTTGCCGAGTCATGGGACAAGTTAAATGAAGTGTGGTTCAAGACTAAGAAGATGAACGATTTGGGGCTTGCtaccaaggaaaagag ATATATT CTTTGGGCATTCTCAAGATACTCCCAAGGAAGTGCCCCTTCGACATTCATCCGTCCGCCTAAGCCACCAAAGAAGTTTAGAGG ATGGGGTCCCAAGATACAGCACGGCGTTCGCGTTAGGGATTAG